From the genome of Methanothrix soehngenii GP6:
CTGGCCAGGGCCGAGGTCATCCGCCTCAACGAAGAGCTTGAAGAAAGGGTGGCCCGGCGAACCAAGCAGCTGGAGGATACCAATAGAGATCTGAATTGTGAAGTGCAAGAGAGAATACAAGCGGAAGCAGCCATGAGGGACTCGGAGCGCAGGATGGCGGATATCATAAACTTCCTCCCGGATGCTACCTTCGTCATCAATAAAGAAGGAGTGGTAATTGCCTGGAACCGGGCCATAGAAATGATGACCCAAGTCAAGGCAGAGGATATTTTGGGAAAGGGCGAATATGAGTACTCTCTGCCCTTTTATAAAAAGCGAAGGCCAATTCTGATTGACCTGGTCACAAATCAGGATCTTGATGTAAAGGGCTGCTATGAAGAGCTCAAGTGGCATGAGGATGGCAGCCTGGCTGGCGTTAGCTTCATCTCAAACCTCAATGGAAAGTTGACCTATCTGCAGGGTAGTGCAGCGGTTCTGTACGATTCAGAGGGTAATATCTATGGAGCAATCGAGTCCATTCGCGATATCACTGACCAGAAGATGGTGGAGGAGGACCTCAAGAACTCCAAAGAGAGAGCCGAATTAGCCACAAGGTCGAAATCCAATTTCCTGGCCAATATGAGCCATGAGATCAGAACGCCAATGAATGCCGTCGTTGGCATGACCGGCCTGCTCCTGGAGACCGATTTGAAGCCTGAACAGCGCGAATACTTGGAGACCATTCGAACCGGCGGAAACACCCTTCTCGCCATTATCAACAATATCCTGGATTACTCCAAGATCGAAGGAGAGAAGATGGAGTTGGAGATCTTACCATTTGATCTCCTGGGCTGCATAGAGGAGTCGATGGATATGGTGGCGGCGAATGCAGCGGAAAAAGGCCTTGAGATTGCGTATTTCCAGGACGATGATGTGCCCAGGTTTATATTGGGAGACCAGATCCGTCTGCGTCAGATCCTGGTCAATCTTCTGGGAAATGCCACCAAGTTCACTGAGAAGGGAGAGATCGTCTTATCCCTGAGCACAACCCCACTGGATGATGGAAGAATCGAGCTGCATTTTAGAGTTATGGATACTGGAATCGGCATCTCTCAGGAGAATCTAAGCCGTCTCTTTCAATTCTTCACCCAGGTTGATTCCTCAACCACAAGGCATTATGGCGGCACAGGTCTGGGCCTGGCCATAAGCCGCAGGCTGGTGGAGATGATGGAGGGAAGGATCTGGGTAGAGAGCGAAAAGGGAGTGGGAAGCACCTTCCATTTCACCATTCGCTGCCAATTGCATCATGATAATAGCCGCTCAGAGCCTGGAGATTCGATCCTCTCCGGCAAGAGGGTGCTGATAGTAGAAGGCCATAGGTCGGTCAGAGATATGCTCTTCAGGATGGCCGGCTCCTGGGGAATGGAGGCTGTAGCTCTAGCTAGAGCTGAAGAGGCCATAGAGCTCATGACCAGAGGGACAGCGATATCCGGGACCGGGCAATTAAAGAGCAATTCATTTGATTGTGTAATTCTGGACACCGTTCTGCCGGACATGGAAGGCCTGCTTCTTGCCCGGAGGATCAAGGATTTGAGCGTTGCCTCCTTTGTGGTGATGATAAGCCATATGGGAGAGGAGGTAGTGAAGGATGATTCGCTCTCCGGATGGCTGACCAAGCCAGTGAAACCGCGTCTGCTAAAGAGGCTTCTTATCGATCTAATATCTCCGCCTAAAAGAGAGCTCCAAGATTTTGAAGCTCAGTCCGTTTCATCCAAAGATATAGCCCGCGATCTGTCTATCCTTCTGGCGGAGGATAATCCCATAAACCAGAAGGTGGCGCTCATAATGCTGAGACATCTCGGCTATAAGGCCGATGTAGCCAGCAGCGGTCCTGAGGTCCTGACCAGTGTGAAGAGAAAGCATTACGACGTCATTCTCATGGATATACAGATGCCGGATATGGATGGCCTTGAGGCCACCCGGCATATTAGGGAGATGGATGGATCAGTCTCGCAACCCCATATCATAGCTATGACCGCTTACGCTCTGGAGGGTGATCGAGAGGAGTTCTTGAAGGCCGGCATGAACGGCTATCTGAGCGAACCGATCCAGTTAGGAGAGCTGAAATCGGCCTTGGAAAGTGTGAAGCCAATAGATTAGATGAGATTATAGAAAAGATGATTAATGTTGATCAGATCATTCTATCCTCTTCTCTCTCCTCTATAAAAAGCTCCGGCAATGCATTCATGTACTCTTTTATCATTATGGGAAAAGATCTGGATTCCATGAAGCGCAGACCCAACTGCTCT
Proteins encoded in this window:
- a CDS encoding hybrid sensor histidine kinase/response regulator, which produces MLHIDDAIIQWKTKMNNAAETVIVATDNSESHAGEPPDSSERRASRRVFPFRYSLAIASTIVICYALVMFILRDDPEATVAFTDLALIPINGMAALALLYAAASSYQQRKKVYLTWLILSLATFSFTMGDVIWAYEETILKVDPFFSISNVFFLAYYPLFLWGIFVLPSLELSLKERFKMALDFGIVMFAGIIIFWNYIISPVVQESANYDLFTLLIYIIYPLGDLILLFSVLELLFRKIRGNEQTSLLLLAAGMIGLIITDSIFLHLSWSDSYAAGGLLDLGWPLSYALVGLAGMSQADVVSKKNSFKIPEFGEFRSGGLTWPLYLPYLFAAGAFALLVWSYENPIGLSFASLSWAVGMIIGLVILRQILVLNENVSLYKKAQKDIQEKELARAEVIRLNEELEERVARRTKQLEDTNRDLNCEVQERIQAEAAMRDSERRMADIINFLPDATFVINKEGVVIAWNRAIEMMTQVKAEDILGKGEYEYSLPFYKKRRPILIDLVTNQDLDVKGCYEELKWHEDGSLAGVSFISNLNGKLTYLQGSAAVLYDSEGNIYGAIESIRDITDQKMVEEDLKNSKERAELATRSKSNFLANMSHEIRTPMNAVVGMTGLLLETDLKPEQREYLETIRTGGNTLLAIINNILDYSKIEGEKMELEILPFDLLGCIEESMDMVAANAAEKGLEIAYFQDDDVPRFILGDQIRLRQILVNLLGNATKFTEKGEIVLSLSTTPLDDGRIELHFRVMDTGIGISQENLSRLFQFFTQVDSSTTRHYGGTGLGLAISRRLVEMMEGRIWVESEKGVGSTFHFTIRCQLHHDNSRSEPGDSILSGKRVLIVEGHRSVRDMLFRMAGSWGMEAVALARAEEAIELMTRGTAISGTGQLKSNSFDCVILDTVLPDMEGLLLARRIKDLSVASFVVMISHMGEEVVKDDSLSGWLTKPVKPRLLKRLLIDLISPPKRELQDFEAQSVSSKDIARDLSILLAEDNPINQKVALIMLRHLGYKADVASSGPEVLTSVKRKHYDVILMDIQMPDMDGLEATRHIREMDGSVSQPHIIAMTAYALEGDREEFLKAGMNGYLSEPIQLGELKSALESVKPID